A portion of the Candida dubliniensis CD36 chromosome R, complete sequence genome contains these proteins:
- a CDS encoding n-acetyl tranferase (GNAT family), putative, producing MLLCHTQTIPESEVIVPVPSSNSSLGSKKARSNSLESVASNPKRTRALIYENTDKPKLVSSVSIRSSFSIPNQLDISIDVATLKDYRRVAKTLLMAFEDDPFTNFILNTTKYTKSNTSESTYKKKKLDLMLSYFEYTAYDCLSTEGTVFVIKDNNFEKSLSDFDIKNLDKFPFLGVALWNQIYGAKISDSSSGSDSDYDDEDYFAPESNSIFNKSVVKFNLKAVKGRCRFKVFKDKLPYLIKVRNEILIKELLCREDDDHHFPCDVDIWYLGDIATLPSMRGKGLGRILMDYAKTQFLRDNPKSYMYLESSNPVNRKFYLKMGYTLMKSYSIRDNKYVDSEKILHSDPKNKAVNMDALLYFP from the coding sequence ATGTTGTTGTGTCATACCCAAACCATTCCAGAACTGGAAGTTATCGTTCCAGTTCCAAGTTCGAATAGTTCTTTAGGCTCGAAAAAAGCCCGGTCAAACAGTTTAGAGTCGGTTGCATCGAATCCCAAACGTACCCGTGCTTTGATTTATGAAAATACAGACAAACCCAAACTAGTTTCTTCAGTTTCAATTAGATCGAGTTTTTCCATTCCTAATCAGTTGGATATTTCTATTGATGTTGCAACTTTGAAAGATTACAGACGTGTTGCAAAAACTTTGTTGATGGCATTTGAAGACGATCCATTTACTAATTTCATTCTTAATACAACAAAGTAcaccaaatcaaatactTCAGAAAGTACttataagaaaaagaaattagatTTGATGTTATCATATTTTGAATACACTGCTTATGATTGTTTATCTACTGAAGGTACTGTGTTTGTTATCAaggataataattttgaaaaatcattatcagaTTTTGATATCAAAAACTTGGATaaatttccatttttaGGTGTTGCTTTATGGAATCAAATATATGGAGCTAAAATTAGTGATTCAAGTTCTGGGTCAGACTCCGATTacgatgatgaagattatTTCGCTCCTGAATCAAATTccatatttaataaatcagtGGTGAAATTCAATCTAAAAGCTGTTAAAGGTCGTTGTCGTTTCAAAGTTTTCAAAGATAAATTGccatatttaataaaagttcgtaatgaaatattaataaaagaGTTGTTATGTCGTGAAGATGACGATCATCATTTCCCTTGTGATGTGGATATTTGGTACCTTGGTGATATTGCAACTTTACCATCCATGAGAGGTAAAGGTTTGGGTCGAATTTTAATGGATTATGCCAAAACCCAATTCTTACGGGATAATCCAAAAAGTTATATGTATTTAGAAAGTTCCAACCCTGTGAATCGAAAATTTTATCTAAAAATGGGTTATACATTAATGAAAAGTTATTCAATTAGAGATAATAAGTATGTTGACCTGGAAAAGATATTACACCTGGATCCCAAAAATAAAGCTGTGAATATGGATGCATTATTATATTTCCcatga